A window of Phycisphaerae bacterium contains these coding sequences:
- a CDS encoding FadR family transcriptional regulator gives MDGGTQAESRSAGRAGFWSGLYRRAPLIDQAEPSYLSEGKAYVNVNVSATANKAERIIPALIQFIHSRQLSVGDRLPNEKELSRELGVGNYALHEAMTILKTFGLLEPRHGAGWYIGRFDPLRVVRVFAPLMEEFISASLEETIPVRLAIEPVIAGLAAAHISSEGLACVRHEVDGMRRAAEANRVRMFLMHDRNFHELLGQECGNELLYTVNSMIIGTYYSLQWTYPEHNYYKGIHGHAEILVALETGDSELAEETMRSHILNLREESDKSKRARESEHGDR, from the coding sequence ATGGATGGAGGGACGCAGGCGGAGTCGCGGTCGGCGGGTCGCGCGGGTTTCTGGTCGGGTCTTTACCGGCGGGCGCCGCTGATCGATCAGGCGGAGCCGTCTTATTTGTCGGAGGGGAAGGCGTACGTCAACGTCAACGTATCGGCGACGGCCAACAAGGCGGAGCGGATCATTCCGGCTTTGATTCAGTTCATTCACAGCCGTCAGTTGTCGGTGGGGGATCGGCTGCCGAACGAGAAGGAGTTGAGCAGGGAGTTGGGGGTGGGGAATTACGCGCTGCATGAGGCGATGACGATTTTGAAGACGTTCGGACTTCTGGAGCCGCGGCACGGGGCTGGGTGGTATATCGGCCGGTTCGATCCGCTGCGGGTGGTTCGGGTTTTCGCCCCGCTGATGGAGGAGTTCATTTCGGCGAGTCTGGAGGAGACGATTCCGGTTCGTCTGGCGATCGAGCCGGTAATCGCGGGACTGGCGGCGGCGCACATTTCATCGGAGGGGCTGGCGTGCGTGCGGCACGAGGTGGACGGGATGCGGAGAGCGGCGGAGGCCAACCGGGTGAGGATGTTCCTGATGCACGACAGGAACTTTCACGAGCTTCTGGGGCAGGAGTGCGGGAATGAGCTGTTGTACACGGTCAATTCGATGATCATCGGAACGTACTATTCTCTGCAGTGGACCTATCCCGAGCACAACTACTACAAGGGGATTCACGGTCACGCGGAGATTCTCGTCGCTCTGGAGACGGGCGATTCGGAGTTGGCGGAAGAGACGATGCGGTCGCACATTCTGAATTTGCGTGAGGAGAGCGACAAGAGCAAGAGGGCTCGGGAGTCGGAACACGGCGATCGCTGA